Proteins co-encoded in one Haladaptatus sp. ZSTT2 genomic window:
- a CDS encoding HPr family phosphocarrier protein, giving the protein MERTVTVVPEDGLHARPAASFVEAAGEYDSEITIAPADGDAVNAQSMLAVTSLGVASGDDVVLTAEGADAEAALDALEAILTTPEDSA; this is encoded by the coding sequence ATGGAGCGCACCGTCACCGTCGTCCCCGAAGACGGCCTCCACGCCCGCCCCGCCGCGAGCTTCGTCGAGGCCGCGGGAGAGTACGACTCGGAGATTACGATTGCCCCCGCAGACGGCGATGCGGTCAACGCCCAGAGCATGCTCGCGGTGACGAGCCTCGGCGTTGCCTCCGGCGACGACGTGGTGCTCACCGCCGAGGGCGCGGACGCAGAAGCCGCCCTCGACGCGCTCGAAGCAATCCTTACAACCCCCGAAGACAGTGCCTGA
- a CDS encoding PTS sugar transporter subunit IIA, whose translation MHSETIDTLLPETHISLSGAPTEKRACIEYLLDLAVSGGRVTDRDAALTALLEREEQTTTGVGMGIGIPHAKTDAVDEPLVAFTRSEAGIDFGAMDDEPAHLIFMILVPAEGSDDHLQILSSLSRALMHEEVRESLYDAETEATVRETLKEAVA comes from the coding sequence ATGCACTCAGAAACCATTGACACCCTGCTTCCGGAGACGCACATCTCGCTTTCCGGAGCCCCGACAGAGAAGCGCGCATGCATCGAATACCTCCTCGACCTCGCGGTCTCCGGCGGCCGCGTAACCGACCGCGATGCAGCCCTCACAGCCCTCCTCGAACGCGAAGAACAGACGACGACCGGCGTCGGCATGGGCATCGGCATCCCCCACGCGAAAACCGACGCCGTAGACGAGCCTCTCGTCGCCTTTACCCGCTCTGAGGCGGGAATCGACTTCGGCGCGATGGACGACGAACCGGCCCACCTCATCTTCATGATTCTCGTCCCGGCCGAGGGCAGCGACGACCACCTCCAGATTCTGAGTTCGCTCTCTCGGGCGCTCATGCACGAGGAAGTGCGCGAATCGCTGTACGACGCAGAGACAGAGGCGACCGTCCGCGAGACGCTCAAGGAGGCGGTGGCGTAA